The proteins below are encoded in one region of Ignisphaera cupida:
- the cmr4 gene encoding type III-B CRISPR module RAMP protein Cmr4 — translation MSQQTFSKHHMLLFIRALTPLHVGAGRGVSIHVDLPLQRDEFDFPTIWASSLKGALRANVPDSNLRKVLFGPEPRSGELESSPVSITDARLLLIPARILTGVWSYATSPHMLSQLNTLLSTMNKGIVSVPRLQQGKAVVSKKDLLLRDARGREYVTVNEISFEAVAGGDETLKTLGNVLPDELRKLVEEKGLIVIPDEHSRMIVNRSLVIQYRVRLKNETKTVEEGPWSEEYLPSETIMASLIICKDGKMRKEGSGESKVEKISSAEVCNMLRNSFRELNYTIYVGGKETIGKGLVKLYFM, via the coding sequence ATGTCTCAACAAACTTTCTCTAAACACCACATGCTGCTGTTCATAAGAGCTCTTACACCACTTCATGTTGGGGCTGGTAGAGGGGTTTCAATTCATGTTGATTTACCTCTTCAAAGAGATGAGTTTGACTTTCCAACGATATGGGCAAGTAGCCTCAAAGGTGCTTTAAGAGCTAATGTTCCAGATTCGAATCTGAGAAAGGTGTTGTTTGGTCCTGAGCCTAGAAGCGGTGAGTTGGAGTCTTCACCTGTGTCAATAACAGATGCTAGGCTATTGCTTATACCTGCCAGAATTCTCACAGGTGTGTGGTCATATGCTACATCTCCCCACATGTTATCACAACTAAACACACTTCTCTCAACAATGAACAAAGGCATTGTCTCTGTTCCCAGGCTTCAACAGGGAAAGGCTGTTGTGAGTAAAAAGGATCTTTTGCTAAGAGATGCTAGAGGTAGGGAGTATGTTACTGTTAATGAGATTAGTTTTGAAGCTGTTGCTGGAGGAGATGAAACGCTTAAAACACTTGGAAATGTGTTGCCAGATGAGCTTAGGAAGCTTGTTGAGGAAAAGGGGCTGATAGTAATACCAGATGAGCACTCAAGAATGATAGTCAATAGAAGTCTTGTGATACAGTATAGGGTTAGGCTGAAAAACGAAACGAAAACTGTTGAGGAGGGGCCCTGGAGTGAAGAGTATCTACCATCAGAAACAATAATGGCTTCACTTATTATTTGCAAGGATGGAAAAATGAGGAAAGAGGGTTCTGGAGAAAGCAAAGTTGAGAAGATAAGCTCAGCTGAAGTATGTAACATGCTGAGAAACAGTTTTAGAGAATTGAACTACACAATTTATGTTGGAGGCAAGGAAACAATTGGCAAAGGCCTTGTTAAACTATATTTCATGTGA
- a CDS encoding RAMP superfamily CRISPR-associated protein codes for MTKIVIEVTNTTPMLVGWHDPELVDPMGLRATEVKGIWRWWARAVVAGALYDKNMLIGERGEDAVRRPLPNEIHAINCLVGKVMGLGYTGEREAEQARLHLYVEKVGVLEPRVVTGDGLGYQRLRLLSLGRKRHQYIDTGSRFRIEVDIVRREYADAEDLALKILVLSLQLMGIGKGSRKGLGSLDVTYTNLSIPSSLADLVEEIYRGVSHLVDKYGYSECKAQQKSVRKGLPPIPALSRDQYNRFNIAQIHVVRNVDLGKFIEIHNFFVRSERCRKLYGNPVCEDKLRKSLHAWVLGLPRSQRGTGYSSEDFERRASPMFISYHEKGNRLGQGVFVTMLASGDWPRKIEWAGAGSQMLVIDEGDVVNAMANALNEFREYVDKLKLQMNRVWPW; via the coding sequence ATGACCAAAATAGTAATTGAAGTTACAAACACAACTCCAATGCTTGTTGGGTGGCACGATCCTGAATTAGTTGATCCAATGGGTTTGAGGGCAACAGAGGTTAAGGGTATTTGGAGGTGGTGGGCAAGAGCCGTTGTTGCAGGCGCTCTCTACGATAAAAACATGTTGATTGGGGAAAGAGGTGAAGATGCTGTTAGAAGACCATTACCAAATGAGATTCATGCTATTAATTGTCTTGTTGGCAAGGTGATGGGCCTAGGCTATACTGGGGAGCGTGAAGCTGAGCAAGCAAGGCTTCATCTATATGTTGAAAAGGTTGGTGTGTTGGAACCTAGAGTTGTAACTGGTGATGGTCTTGGGTATCAGAGGCTGAGGCTTCTGAGTCTTGGAAGAAAACGTCATCAGTATATCGACACAGGCTCTAGATTTAGAATTGAAGTAGATATTGTGAGACGCGAATATGCTGATGCTGAGGATCTAGCTCTGAAAATACTTGTATTGTCTTTGCAGCTTATGGGCATCGGCAAAGGCTCTAGAAAAGGTCTTGGATCACTAGATGTTACATACACCAATCTCTCAATACCTTCTAGTCTAGCAGATCTTGTTGAGGAGATATACAGAGGTGTGAGCCATTTGGTGGATAAGTATGGTTATAGCGAATGCAAAGCACAGCAAAAAAGCGTAAGAAAGGGTTTGCCACCAATACCAGCACTCTCCAGAGATCAGTACAACAGGTTTAACATAGCGCAAATACATGTTGTTAGAAATGTTGATTTGGGTAAATTCATTGAGATACACAACTTTTTTGTTAGATCAGAAAGGTGTCGAAAGCTCTATGGAAATCCGGTGTGCGAAGATAAGCTCAGAAAGTCTTTGCATGCCTGGGTTCTTGGATTGCCACGTAGTCAAAGAGGTACAGGCTATTCCAGTGAGGATTTTGAGAGAAGAGCTTCGCCAATGTTTATAAGCTATCATGAAAAAGGTAATAGGCTTGGACAAGGAGTTTTTGTAACCATGCTTGCATCAGGTGATTGGCCTCGGAAAATTGAATGGGCTGGCGCAGGTTCTCAAATGCTTGTTATTGATGAAGGTGATGTGGTTAATGCTATGGCTAATGCATTGAACGAGTTTAGAGAGTATGTCGATAAGCTGAAGCTTCAAATGAATAGGGTGTGGCCGTGGTGA